Proteins from a genomic interval of uncultured Desulfuromusa sp.:
- a CDS encoding tetratricopeptide repeat protein, with the protein MATNKDKLLESAQKSLKKKQIAKAIKDYAKIVELDPADVRSRQKLAELYVRTNKNTEAYEQYESIAKYFSSNGFYLKAIAIYKQMQRLDPSQVALFNRLAELNEKQGLLGNAMTEYRNLVDYYGRNGMIADEIKTLEKMRDLDLNNLNVRVKLAEVYANNERKDEGYSELDSVLEILSEKGDFDKILKLYKMFLPLYPNNNKLQMGLALAFYEKRDYARGVHILENLLKGKPADPDLLRLLGRGYSDLKEWAKSCEIYQKLLSMDPTDLDIRESLIKCEIDGRHYDFALAELEEWKDTFFKADRLDRLKEFYEILKEELADNRVVLQTLDSIYELTGEGDKLLDIISEQEEEPEEMILDETLSDSLLGSAEEDISVSDHDLDLVDEDPDLTFDIVEDETVDLQLESSLDGGFSGEVADADAVIELNIDDSMSPAPSIGEDLDFSFDMEEDPSEELAPAVEHNLQADLEEAEFYVQQGLYLEAEKLCQAILAYEPDSAECRQKLEEIEGLLHREQEQPEEDIATASSNPLDKSFSEVDFTSGLDTLIPDKATEKKIFKTDVDEQIAADDLESHYNLGIAYREMGLLDDAISEFEKAEIEPARYVDCQTLKGLSFSDKGDYENAELMFQQALDSAHLEDMQRLNLGYELGLLYERAERSSDALVSYQNVFSQDSNYRDVRDKIVILKNTLGIAEDDPDNVVDGNKERISFL; encoded by the coding sequence TTGGCAACGAATAAAGATAAATTGCTTGAGTCGGCACAGAAAAGCTTAAAGAAAAAGCAAATAGCTAAAGCAATTAAAGACTACGCTAAAATTGTTGAGCTGGATCCTGCTGATGTCCGTTCACGGCAAAAACTTGCCGAATTGTATGTGCGTACCAACAAAAATACGGAAGCCTATGAGCAATATGAATCGATTGCCAAATATTTCTCCAGCAATGGTTTTTATCTGAAAGCCATCGCCATTTATAAGCAGATGCAACGGCTTGATCCCAGTCAGGTTGCTTTGTTTAACCGCTTGGCTGAACTCAATGAAAAACAGGGTTTACTGGGTAATGCTATGACCGAATATCGCAATCTGGTCGACTATTATGGTCGGAACGGCATGATTGCAGATGAAATTAAAACCCTGGAAAAGATGCGTGACCTCGATCTGAACAACCTGAATGTTCGGGTTAAGCTTGCTGAAGTTTATGCGAATAATGAGCGGAAAGACGAGGGCTATTCAGAGCTTGATTCAGTGCTTGAAATCTTGAGTGAAAAAGGGGACTTCGACAAGATTCTCAAACTTTACAAGATGTTTCTTCCGCTTTACCCGAACAATAATAAACTCCAGATGGGTTTGGCTCTTGCCTTTTATGAGAAAAGAGATTACGCCCGGGGCGTACATATTCTTGAGAACCTGTTAAAAGGTAAACCTGCTGATCCTGATCTGCTCCGGTTGCTTGGTCGAGGTTATTCTGACCTCAAGGAATGGGCAAAATCCTGTGAGATTTATCAAAAGCTCTTGAGTATGGATCCTACGGATCTTGATATCAGGGAATCATTGATCAAGTGTGAAATTGATGGAAGGCACTATGATTTTGCTCTCGCTGAACTGGAGGAATGGAAAGATACTTTTTTCAAAGCAGACCGTTTGGATCGTTTGAAAGAATTCTATGAAATTTTAAAGGAAGAGCTTGCAGATAACAGAGTCGTCTTACAAACTCTGGATTCAATTTATGAATTGACAGGAGAGGGAGATAAACTTTTAGACATCATATCTGAGCAAGAGGAAGAACCGGAAGAGATGATTCTCGACGAAACCCTCTCGGATTCTTTGCTCGGTTCTGCTGAAGAAGATATTTCTGTTTCAGATCATGATCTTGATCTTGTTGATGAAGACCCTGATCTGACATTTGATATTGTTGAGGATGAAACAGTTGACCTGCAGCTGGAATCTTCTTTGGATGGTGGTTTTTCCGGCGAGGTTGCTGATGCTGATGCCGTTATAGAACTGAATATTGATGATAGCATGAGCCCAGCCCCTTCTATTGGTGAGGACCTGGACTTTTCATTTGATATGGAAGAAGACCCTTCTGAAGAACTGGCTCCAGCCGTTGAGCATAATCTCCAGGCAGATTTGGAAGAAGCAGAGTTTTATGTTCAACAGGGGCTGTACCTGGAGGCAGAAAAGTTGTGCCAGGCCATTTTAGCCTATGAACCTGATTCTGCAGAATGTCGTCAGAAGCTTGAAGAGATTGAAGGTCTTCTTCATCGTGAGCAAGAGCAGCCGGAAGAAGATATTGCCACAGCCTCTTCAAATCCCTTGGACAAGAGTTTTTCCGAAGTTGATTTTACTTCTGGGCTGGATACTCTCATCCCGGATAAAGCCACTGAGAAAAAGATTTTCAAAACGGATGTTGATGAGCAGATTGCCGCTGATGATCTTGAGTCTCATTATAACCTCGGGATTGCTTACCGGGAAATGGGTTTGTTGGATGATGCTATCAGTGAATTTGAAAAAGCGGAAATTGAGCCGGCACGTTATGTTGATTGTCAGACTTTGAAAGGACTCAGCTTCTCTGATAAGGGGGACTATGAAAATGCAGAGCTTATGTTTCAACAAGCTCTTGACTCTGCCCATTTAGAAGATATGCAGAGACTCAACCTTGGTTATGAACTAGGTTTGCTGTATGAACGGGCTGAACGTTCAAGTGATGCTTTGGTCAGCTACCAGAATGTTTTTTCTCAGGACAGTAACTATAGGGATGTCAGAGACAAAATTGTAATATTGAAAAATACTCTTGGGATTGCTGAAGATGACCCCGACAATGTAGTGGACGGAAACAAGGAACGGATCTCTTTTCTTTAA
- a CDS encoding AAA family ATPase: MGYTDHFNFDREPFSNAPNEKFYFDSEQHNQALLRLKYSVDTDKGLAVLVGGVGTGKTTLARRMLDNLPYNKYESSLLVMIHSAITPEWIMSRICTQLGVKNPDISPLKMLKQLYERLLEIEKEGRKAVVLIDEAQMLQTRELMEEFRGLLNLEIPDKKLLNIIFFGLPELDNVMKLDAPLAQRVAFKYTLKPLSTQATLEYINHRLQVARCETSPFLEEALMLVHKFSGGVPRLINTICDNALFEAYLRHSTEVTPEIVNNVAEDLGLVTVGLTLVSEDVQQEESDELDDIEVIFEGLEEK; this comes from the coding sequence ATGGGATATACTGACCATTTTAATTTTGATCGTGAGCCATTTTCAAATGCGCCCAATGAAAAATTTTATTTCGACAGTGAACAGCATAATCAGGCTTTGCTCAGGCTAAAATATTCTGTCGATACGGATAAGGGGCTAGCTGTTCTTGTCGGTGGCGTTGGAACTGGGAAAACAACATTAGCCCGACGTATGCTGGACAACCTCCCTTACAATAAATATGAATCATCTCTGCTGGTTATGATTCACTCGGCCATTACACCTGAGTGGATTATGTCACGCATCTGTACGCAATTGGGGGTGAAAAATCCTGATATCAGTCCGCTGAAGATGTTGAAACAACTGTATGAGCGACTTCTTGAAATTGAAAAAGAGGGGCGTAAAGCAGTCGTGTTGATAGATGAAGCACAGATGTTGCAGACTCGGGAGCTGATGGAAGAGTTTCGTGGCCTCTTGAATCTGGAAATACCTGATAAAAAATTGCTCAATATTATTTTCTTCGGATTGCCTGAACTTGATAATGTGATGAAGCTGGATGCACCGTTAGCTCAGCGAGTTGCGTTTAAATATACCTTAAAGCCTCTTTCTACCCAGGCAACCCTGGAATATATTAATCATCGACTCCAAGTCGCCCGGTGTGAAACATCACCTTTTCTGGAAGAGGCTTTAATGCTGGTGCATAAGTTCTCGGGCGGTGTTCCCAGACTGATTAATACGATTTGTGACAATGCATTATTTGAGGCTTATTTACGACACTCTACAGAAGTGACACCTGAAATTGTGAACAATGTTGCTGAAGATCTTGGTCTGGTTACCGTCGGCTTAACTTTGGTGTCAGAAGACGTTCAGCAGGAAGAAAGCGACGAGTTGGATGATATTGAAGTCATTTTTGAGGGTCTGGAAGAAAAATAA
- a CDS encoding CBS domain-containing protein: MDVIATHVNADFDALGSMIAAKRLYPDAVLVFPGGQERGLRDFLLHSTLYAYDVKRVRDIDLADVTRLILVDVRSTARIGKFAEIIHNPALEIHIYDHHPADEQTIHGQFECIQDVGATTTIITQLFIEQGIIPTPDESTMMMLGLYEDTGHLLFSGTTPEDFQAAAFLLQHGANLNIVADFLVREMTSEQIDLLSELLKSCEKINVNGVEITIASTTVNDYVGDISSLVHKLQEIENLNVLIVAVRMEDRIFMVGRSRLPEMHVGELFQEFGGGGHAFAASATVRDMPLAQLLNRLEPLIRNHVRSHFEAGQLMSAPVKVLSIDSTIEDARELMTRFNFNAIPVLDDEQQVVGIITRHVVEKAAHHKLLKMIVSEMMNTDFRMVPSTASLAELQQGIMEHNQRCVPVVDAGILVGVVTRTDLLRYMLKDRQLFADKSQGFQEQSGLQLKRKNLRRLLATQLPESVRDVLTQLGTVADRLGLQVYLVGGFVRDLILRQQNLDVDVVVEGNGIFFAEAFAKTTQCRVRTHEKFGTAVIAFPDGFKIDIASARLEYYDKPAALPQVEHASIRHDLYRRDFTINALTISLNQTHFGQMLDFFGGQRDLKDKAVRVLHNLSFIEDPTRLFRAVRFEQRLGFKIGKQTERLMRSAVQLRSVKQISGLRILHELKQILDEPRVVAALGRLDQFDLLKFIDPRLSFGPHTAGLFVAAERASSWFDLLYTGESYRRWLLYLLCLFENLAGRGAVRVSEWLGLSAADHALIRDQLPKAKKLLKLMKQRKNKLSQPLNSEIYFWFDGLSVEVLLYLMACSDQEKLRRWISLYMTELRKEKIILNGDDLISLGFTPGRYFQNIFTALLKARLNHDILTREEEIRFVKEQYINLMAQPLVDPHRHVE, from the coding sequence ATGGATGTTATTGCTACCCACGTCAATGCTGATTTTGATGCCCTTGGCTCCATGATCGCGGCCAAAAGGCTCTATCCTGACGCTGTTCTGGTTTTTCCTGGGGGACAGGAACGGGGGTTGCGTGATTTTCTGTTACATAGCACGCTCTACGCATATGATGTTAAACGTGTTCGCGATATAGACCTTGCTGATGTGACGAGATTGATTCTGGTCGATGTCCGCAGCACTGCGAGAATTGGAAAGTTTGCCGAAATTATTCATAATCCCGCTCTAGAAATCCATATTTATGATCACCATCCGGCTGATGAACAGACAATTCACGGACAGTTTGAATGTATTCAGGATGTCGGGGCAACAACGACCATCATAACGCAATTATTTATTGAACAGGGCATTATCCCAACGCCCGATGAGTCAACGATGATGATGCTCGGCTTATATGAAGATACCGGGCATTTGCTCTTTTCAGGGACCACTCCGGAAGATTTTCAGGCTGCAGCGTTCTTGCTGCAACATGGTGCCAACCTGAATATCGTAGCCGATTTTCTGGTGCGGGAAATGACCTCAGAGCAGATCGATCTGCTCAGTGAATTATTAAAATCCTGTGAAAAGATAAATGTGAATGGTGTGGAAATTACGATTGCTTCAACAACCGTAAATGATTATGTCGGTGACATTTCCAGCCTGGTGCATAAGCTTCAGGAGATTGAAAATCTTAACGTTTTGATTGTTGCTGTGCGGATGGAAGACCGTATTTTTATGGTTGGCCGCTCCCGTCTGCCTGAAATGCATGTTGGTGAGCTATTTCAGGAGTTTGGAGGTGGGGGCCATGCTTTTGCAGCTTCAGCCACTGTTCGGGATATGCCGCTGGCACAATTACTTAATCGACTGGAACCATTGATCCGAAATCATGTGCGGTCACATTTTGAAGCCGGTCAGCTCATGTCAGCTCCGGTAAAAGTGCTGTCAATCGATTCTACGATAGAGGATGCCCGGGAGTTGATGACACGGTTTAATTTTAACGCCATCCCGGTCCTGGATGATGAGCAGCAAGTTGTCGGAATAATAACCCGGCATGTGGTTGAAAAAGCGGCTCATCACAAACTATTGAAAATGATCGTCAGTGAGATGATGAACACAGATTTTCGGATGGTGCCATCGACTGCTTCTCTGGCCGAGCTGCAACAGGGGATTATGGAGCATAACCAACGCTGCGTACCGGTTGTGGATGCAGGTATTCTGGTTGGAGTTGTTACGCGCACAGATTTACTTCGTTATATGTTGAAGGACAGGCAGCTATTTGCGGACAAATCTCAAGGGTTTCAGGAACAAAGTGGTTTGCAGTTGAAACGGAAAAATCTACGGCGATTATTAGCAACTCAACTCCCTGAATCCGTTAGAGATGTCCTCACTCAGTTGGGGACTGTTGCCGACAGGCTTGGTTTGCAGGTTTATCTTGTTGGAGGATTTGTCCGTGATTTAATCTTGCGGCAGCAAAATCTGGATGTCGATGTTGTTGTTGAAGGTAATGGAATTTTTTTTGCTGAGGCATTTGCAAAAACAACACAGTGCCGGGTGCGAACGCATGAAAAGTTTGGAACGGCTGTTATTGCATTTCCGGATGGATTCAAAATTGATATCGCTTCGGCGCGCCTTGAATATTATGATAAACCTGCTGCTTTACCCCAAGTGGAGCATGCTTCTATCCGCCATGATCTTTATCGCCGCGATTTTACCATTAACGCTTTGACGATATCTTTGAACCAGACTCATTTCGGGCAGATGCTTGATTTCTTTGGTGGTCAGCGCGATCTCAAGGATAAAGCGGTTCGGGTACTTCACAATCTCAGCTTCATTGAGGATCCCACCCGTTTATTCCGGGCGGTTCGTTTTGAACAGCGTCTAGGTTTCAAAATCGGCAAGCAGACCGAACGATTGATGCGAAGCGCCGTGCAGCTAAGATCGGTCAAACAGATTTCAGGACTAAGGATTCTACACGAGTTAAAGCAAATTCTTGATGAGCCGCGTGTCGTTGCAGCATTGGGGCGTCTGGATCAGTTTGACCTGTTGAAGTTTATCGATCCCCGGTTAAGTTTCGGTCCGCATACCGCCGGACTGTTTGTTGCTGCTGAACGTGCCAGTAGTTGGTTTGATTTACTTTATACTGGCGAGAGTTACAGGCGCTGGTTATTGTATTTGCTTTGTCTTTTTGAAAACTTGGCAGGCAGGGGGGCCGTCAGGGTGAGTGAATGGCTCGGCTTGTCAGCAGCTGATCATGCCCTGATCAGGGACCAATTACCAAAAGCAAAAAAGTTGCTCAAGCTGATGAAACAGCGCAAAAATAAATTGTCTCAGCCCCTGAACAGTGAAATATACTTCTGGTTTGATGGTTTGTCAGTAGAGGTCCTACTCTATCTGATGGCCTGTAGCGATCAGGAAAAGCTGCGCAGATGGATATCACTGTACATGACGGAACTGCGAAAAGAAAAAATAATATTGAATGGCGATGATCTTATCTCTCTCGGTTTTACCCCGGGGCGATATTTTCAGAACATCTTTACGGCTTTGCTGAAAGCCCGCTTGAATCATGATATCCTGACTCGTGAAGAAGAAATTCGTTTTGTCAAAGAACAGTACATCAATCTCATGGCTCAGCCTTTAGTTGACCCTCACAGACATGTCGAATAG
- a CDS encoding segregation/condensation protein A, giving the protein MAIQIHLENFSGPLDLLLHLIKSHEMDIYDIRIVEITEQYLSVIEQMQHLDLDIAGEFLLMAASLIHIKSKMLLPVSEEIGEEEEDPRAELVKRLLEYQRYKDAAEIFQNLPQLDRDIFTGQFQSSDLLAGGSEEPEVIAGLYQLADAFYQLLKEKPPEIFHEVIHESLSVADYIDHIAEKLQEKKRLNFRDIFSKNSSRSELIVSFIAALEMVKMHVVNIEQVDDFSEIWLVLAVSSDHLSKLTLQKELLGYG; this is encoded by the coding sequence ATGGCTATTCAAATCCATCTTGAAAACTTTTCCGGTCCACTCGATCTTTTGCTTCACCTGATCAAAAGTCATGAAATGGATATTTATGATATCCGCATTGTTGAAATCACAGAACAATATTTGTCAGTCATAGAACAGATGCAACATCTTGATCTGGATATCGCCGGGGAGTTTTTACTGATGGCGGCATCCTTGATTCATATAAAATCAAAAATGTTGTTACCTGTAAGCGAAGAAATTGGGGAAGAGGAAGAGGATCCTCGCGCTGAGCTGGTAAAAAGACTTTTAGAATATCAACGCTATAAAGACGCAGCAGAAATTTTCCAGAATTTACCGCAATTAGATCGGGATATTTTTACGGGGCAATTTCAATCCTCTGATTTGCTTGCGGGTGGCAGTGAAGAACCTGAAGTCATAGCTGGTCTTTATCAGCTGGCAGATGCTTTTTATCAATTGCTAAAAGAGAAACCACCTGAAATTTTTCATGAAGTTATTCATGAATCGCTTTCCGTTGCCGATTATATTGATCATATTGCAGAGAAACTACAGGAGAAAAAGCGGCTTAATTTTAGGGATATTTTTTCTAAAAACTCTTCTCGAAGTGAATTGATAGTTTCCTTCATTGCAGCTCTTGAGATGGTAAAGATGCATGTTGTGAATATTGAGCAAGTAGATGATTTCAGTGAAATTTGGCTGGTATTGGCAGTTTCTTCTGATCATCTCTCAAAGTTAACTCTGCAAAAGGAATTGCTTGGTTATGGATGA
- a CDS encoding dihydroorotate dehydrogenase electron transfer subunit, translating to MNNIKTIVLSNQEISPGYFRMKILAPGYNKLAKPGQFVMFRVQRSLPPLLRRPFGIFRAGFMPADCDNMPPKEFIELIYKVVGSGTEIMQGLHQGDPVELLGPLGEGFDLGDPDEEKILVGGGIGLVPLYMLAEKMVDTSNVRLLMGGRTRDDIITVTEFERLGVETYVSTEDGSLGEEGLVTQVLERKLVKYPKSTVFACGPMPMIDAVQKICFDHGTPLQVSLEALMACGVGACLGCVVKGAGHTDSEPHYLCTCTSGPVFKAENLDWNKNEIKVIQGGGCR from the coding sequence ATGAACAATATCAAGACAATCGTCTTATCGAATCAGGAAATATCTCCTGGCTATTTTCGAATGAAAATCTTAGCTCCAGGATACAATAAACTGGCCAAACCAGGACAATTCGTCATGTTTCGAGTTCAGAGATCATTACCCCCATTGTTGCGACGTCCTTTTGGTATTTTCAGGGCAGGATTCATGCCCGCTGATTGTGACAATATGCCACCGAAAGAATTTATAGAACTCATCTATAAGGTTGTTGGCAGTGGTACCGAAATTATGCAGGGGTTGCATCAGGGTGATCCGGTAGAATTACTGGGACCGCTGGGAGAGGGCTTTGATTTAGGGGACCCGGATGAAGAAAAAATTCTCGTTGGTGGTGGCATTGGCCTGGTCCCGCTCTATATGCTGGCTGAAAAAATGGTAGATACTTCCAATGTCCGTCTTCTCATGGGTGGGCGGACCCGGGATGACATTATCACCGTGACGGAATTTGAACGACTGGGAGTTGAAACCTATGTCTCTACTGAAGATGGGAGCTTGGGAGAAGAGGGGCTGGTGACCCAAGTCCTGGAGCGGAAACTTGTAAAGTATCCCAAGTCTACAGTTTTTGCCTGTGGGCCCATGCCGATGATTGATGCAGTGCAAAAAATTTGCTTTGATCATGGAACCCCTCTGCAGGTTTCTCTCGAAGCTTTGATGGCCTGTGGCGTCGGGGCATGCCTTGGCTGTGTCGTAAAGGGGGCTGGGCATACCGACAGCGAGCCTCATTACCTCTGTACTTGTACCAGTGGCCCTGTTTTCAAGGCTGAAAATCTCGATTGGAATAAAAATGAAATTAAAGTCATTCAGGGCGGAGGCTGTCGATGA
- the rimI gene encoding ribosomal protein S18-alanine N-acetyltransferase encodes MVVKSHVIRLISAADLDNVLLVEKDCYSHPWSRLQFLQELKNPVASILVYEIDGRIAGYICYWLVVDEMQILNLATSSQYRRQGIALKLLQEAFRRCAEFRLSSSWLEVRSGNVGAISLYRHCGFRPSGTRKAYYKDGEDALLMVKTF; translated from the coding sequence ATGGTCGTTAAAAGTCATGTTATCAGGTTAATATCAGCAGCGGATCTCGATAATGTCCTGCTGGTTGAGAAGGACTGTTATTCCCACCCCTGGTCTCGGTTACAATTTTTGCAGGAGCTGAAAAACCCCGTTGCCTCAATACTTGTTTATGAGATTGATGGAAGAATTGCAGGCTATATCTGCTACTGGCTGGTTGTGGATGAGATGCAAATCCTCAATCTGGCTACCTCATCTCAATATCGACGTCAGGGGATTGCTTTAAAATTGCTGCAAGAGGCGTTTAGGCGCTGTGCTGAATTTCGATTGTCTTCATCCTGGCTTGAAGTGCGGTCCGGCAATGTCGGCGCGATTTCGCTGTATCGACACTGCGGGTTTAGGCCAAGTGGAACTCGAAAAGCTTATTACAAAGATGGTGAAGATGCTTTGCTCATGGTCAAAACCTTTTGA
- a CDS encoding pseudouridine synthase: MAERLQKLIAQAGLASRRQAEKWIEEGKVIVNGCPAKLGDRADLSLDKVQVEGQELGKAQEKITVLLNKPRGYVSTLKDPEGRRLVTDLLNDIPQRLFPVGRLDYNTEGLLLLTNDGDLAYRISHPRHNVEKTYLVKVRGTLTAKMVKQLEHGVILEDGMTAPAKVNNIRTTGSGCWFEIIIHEGKNRQVRRMCEVLGLTVVRLKRIQLDFLDLKGVPTGRYRLLSVAEMRRLEKIK, translated from the coding sequence ATGGCTGAAAGATTGCAAAAATTGATTGCGCAAGCAGGTCTGGCTTCCCGCCGCCAGGCGGAGAAGTGGATTGAGGAAGGAAAAGTTATTGTCAACGGTTGTCCGGCTAAGCTTGGAGACCGGGCTGACTTGAGCCTTGATAAAGTTCAGGTGGAAGGGCAAGAGCTGGGCAAGGCGCAAGAAAAAATAACCGTGTTGCTGAATAAGCCGCGTGGCTATGTGTCAACATTGAAGGATCCCGAAGGAAGGCGACTGGTGACAGACTTGCTCAATGATATACCACAGCGTCTTTTTCCTGTCGGCCGACTTGATTACAACACGGAAGGGTTGCTGCTTCTTACAAATGATGGAGATCTTGCGTATCGCATTAGTCATCCGCGTCACAACGTAGAAAAGACCTATCTGGTCAAAGTGCGTGGAACCTTGACTGCAAAAATGGTGAAGCAGCTTGAGCATGGTGTTATTCTGGAAGATGGCATGACGGCACCGGCGAAGGTTAACAATATTCGAACAACCGGTTCCGGGTGCTGGTTTGAAATCATCATTCATGAGGGTAAAAATCGCCAGGTACGCCGGATGTGCGAAGTGCTGGGATTAACAGTTGTCAGGCTTAAGAGAATCCAACTTGATTTTCTTGATCTGAAGGGTGTTCCGACTGGCCGATATCGTCTTTTATCTGTGGCTGAAATGAGAAGGTTGGAAAAAATTAAATAA
- the scpB gene encoding SMC-Scp complex subunit ScpB translates to MDDLKRLVEAFIFAADSPLSLDRLSTFLEQPKATLRPIVLELQQEYGSEKHGFFLAEVAGGYQFRTSEEFAPSLRKLNRTRAPRFSRAALETLAIVAYRQPATRAEIEYLRGVDSGGVMKTLLDKSLLRILGKKDIPGRPLMYGTSRQFLELFGLRDLNDLPTLKEFAALAPELEEAYPLNPDQVD, encoded by the coding sequence ATGGATGATTTGAAACGACTTGTTGAAGCTTTTATTTTTGCTGCAGACAGTCCTTTGTCGCTGGACCGGTTGAGTACTTTTCTAGAACAGCCAAAAGCGACTTTAAGACCGATTGTTTTGGAACTACAACAAGAATATGGTTCCGAAAAGCATGGTTTTTTTCTCGCAGAAGTTGCGGGAGGCTATCAATTCAGAACCTCTGAAGAGTTTGCTCCATCACTGAGAAAATTAAACAGGACACGTGCTCCCCGTTTTTCCCGAGCAGCACTTGAAACATTAGCGATTGTGGCTTACCGTCAGCCGGCAACACGTGCTGAAATCGAGTATTTACGTGGAGTCGATTCCGGGGGCGTGATGAAGACCCTTCTGGATAAAAGTTTGTTGCGTATTCTTGGTAAGAAAGATATCCCGGGACGGCCTTTGATGTATGGAACCAGTCGCCAGTTTCTTGAACTCTTTGGTCTGCGTGATTTAAATGATCTCCCCACCCTTAAAGAATTTGCCGCCTTAGCCCCGGAACTCGAAGAGGCATATCCCTTAAACCCTGACCAGGTAGATTGA
- a CDS encoding dihydroorotate dehydrogenase: protein MMSDKKTIRPRMGVEIAGLKLKNPVMPASGTFGYGEEYSRYLDLNQLGAVVTKGMSLHPKAGNNVPRICETVSGMLNAIGLQNVGVDAFIKDKIPFLQRHDCPVIVNFFGNTQEEYGEVAARLDEVPGVAALEMNISCPNVKHGGIIFGTDPKAAFAAVSLVRKRTTKPLIVKLTPNVTDIQVTARAAEDAGADALSLINTLTGMAVDVKTRKPRLANVIGGLSGPAIRPIAVRLVHQVVQAVEVPVIGIGGISRAMDALEFLIVGAKAVQVGTANFVDPNAMATIINDLEEFCREEGIVDINDLIGTLEL, encoded by the coding sequence ATGATGTCTGACAAGAAAACAATACGGCCGAGAATGGGCGTAGAAATAGCTGGACTGAAGTTAAAAAATCCCGTTATGCCGGCTTCCGGAACCTTTGGTTATGGCGAGGAATACTCTCGTTATCTTGATCTGAACCAGCTTGGAGCTGTTGTTACTAAAGGTATGTCACTTCATCCCAAAGCCGGAAACAATGTTCCCCGTATTTGTGAAACAGTTAGTGGTATGCTCAACGCTATCGGCTTGCAGAACGTCGGAGTCGACGCTTTTATCAAAGATAAAATCCCCTTTCTTCAGCGCCATGACTGCCCGGTTATTGTCAACTTTTTTGGTAATACGCAGGAAGAATATGGTGAAGTTGCCGCTCGTCTGGATGAGGTCCCAGGGGTTGCTGCATTGGAGATGAATATATCCTGTCCCAACGTCAAGCACGGCGGAATTATCTTTGGAACCGACCCTAAAGCAGCTTTTGCAGCCGTTTCTCTGGTTCGTAAACGAACGACAAAACCGCTCATTGTCAAACTTACTCCTAATGTGACGGATATTCAGGTGACAGCCAGAGCTGCGGAAGATGCCGGAGCGGATGCCCTTAGCTTAATTAATACTTTGACGGGTATGGCGGTTGACGTTAAAACCCGCAAACCACGACTTGCGAATGTTATCGGTGGTCTTTCAGGTCCCGCAATACGGCCGATTGCAGTACGTTTAGTGCATCAGGTGGTTCAGGCGGTTGAAGTTCCAGTCATCGGTATTGGTGGCATTTCCAGAGCGATGGATGCATTGGAATTTTTGATTGTCGGTGCTAAAGCTGTTCAGGTTGGTACAGCAAATTTTGTCGATCCCAATGCCATGGCGACAATTATCAATGATTTGGAAGAATTTTGTCGGGAAGAAGGGATTGTCGATATTAATGACCTGATAGGAACACTGGAACTGTAA
- a CDS encoding site-2 protease family protein, producing the protein METIISKIAIMLVPALLAIILHEVAHGYIAEKFGDPTARLLGRLTINPFKHLDPVGTIAIFVFGFGWARPVPVNPGNFRRPRRDMIWVALAGPTTNLLLAIISAFLLRGLGALDQSSFGSSSTFSQFVAPVKMMAGFSLYINVLLGIFNLLPIPPLDGGRILTGILPERYAVLISKLEPFGFVLILFLVFFTDIWSLMLQPVITTFVLFMAGDEARLVEQAMHFLFGR; encoded by the coding sequence ATGGAAACAATAATTTCCAAAATTGCAATCATGCTGGTTCCTGCCTTATTGGCAATTATTCTGCACGAGGTTGCACATGGCTACATTGCAGAAAAATTTGGCGATCCGACAGCTCGTTTGTTGGGGCGTTTGACTATAAATCCTTTTAAACATCTGGATCCTGTCGGTACTATCGCCATTTTCGTTTTTGGGTTTGGGTGGGCGCGTCCTGTTCCCGTGAACCCCGGAAATTTTCGCAGACCACGCCGGGATATGATTTGGGTTGCTTTAGCCGGTCCGACAACCAATTTATTATTGGCCATTATTTCTGCTTTCTTGCTGCGGGGGCTGGGAGCCCTTGACCAGAGCTCATTTGGCAGTTCCTCAACCTTCTCGCAGTTTGTAGCTCCGGTCAAAATGATGGCAGGGTTCAGTCTTTATATTAATGTTCTCCTGGGGATATTTAACCTTCTTCCGATACCACCTTTGGATGGAGGAAGAATTCTCACGGGAATTCTTCCTGAACGATATGCGGTATTGATCAGCAAGTTAGAACCGTTTGGTTTCGTGCTGATTCTATTTTTAGTTTTTTTTACAGACATTTGGTCTCTTATGCTTCAGCCTGTTATTACCACCTTTGTTCTGTTTATGGCCGGCGATGAAGCCCGTCTGGTAGAGCAGGCCATGCATTTTTTGTTCGGTCGTTGA